The Alkalinema sp. FACHB-956 genome has a window encoding:
- a CDS encoding FAD-binding oxidoreductase, whose product MSLTRSILTPLGSYAGLQRADQLWQSLREGTIPTPQVVETSDQPLSTIAWDVLICGGTLGILVGAVLAQRGYRVALLEQGILQGRVQEWNISRQELQKFVQLGLLTEAELATTIATEFNPIRISFAEQEIWVKDVLNIGVDPVQLLALLKQKFLDAGGDLLEQTPFKGCTVHPNGVAVRSTDTPLTARLMLDVMGHFSPVTRQARNGQKPDAVCLVVGTCATGFPENPAGDLIASFTPIQNQCQYFWEAFPARDGRTTYLFTYLDAEPDRISLETLFDEYFRLLPSYQSIELEALQFQRALFGMFPCYRNSPLQPKWDRILAIGDSSGAQSPLSFGGFGAMVRHLERLTQGLDEALQADVLDRRSLGQLQPYQPNLQVTWLFQKSMSVGVKQTLEPDQINQLLRDIFQEMQTLGDPVLKPFLQDVVQFVPLFKTLAKASIAHPLLIVKILPQVGLPALFDWLGHYGNLATYTVLHWWSRSFINSLQTWIATLPPDRQYLWHCRLAAWKYGSGADYEDP is encoded by the coding sequence ATGTCCCTTACCCGATCGATTCTCACCCCGCTGGGCTCCTATGCAGGCTTGCAACGGGCAGACCAGCTTTGGCAATCCCTACGGGAAGGCACCATTCCCACGCCGCAGGTGGTCGAAACCAGTGACCAACCCCTATCGACGATCGCCTGGGATGTGCTGATCTGTGGGGGAACGTTGGGCATTTTAGTTGGGGCGGTGTTGGCCCAGCGCGGTTACCGAGTGGCGTTGCTGGAGCAGGGAATTCTGCAGGGGCGGGTGCAGGAGTGGAATATTTCCCGCCAGGAATTACAGAAATTTGTGCAATTGGGATTACTAACGGAAGCAGAATTGGCAACAACGATCGCGACAGAATTTAATCCCATTCGCATCAGTTTTGCGGAGCAGGAGATTTGGGTTAAGGATGTTTTAAATATCGGAGTTGATCCCGTTCAGTTATTAGCCCTCCTGAAACAAAAATTTCTCGATGCGGGCGGAGATTTATTGGAACAGACGCCTTTTAAGGGCTGTACGGTGCATCCCAATGGGGTGGCGGTGCGATCGACGGATACCCCCTTGACTGCCCGCTTAATGCTGGATGTTATGGGGCATTTTTCCCCGGTAACGCGCCAAGCCAGAAACGGACAGAAACCCGATGCGGTCTGCTTAGTCGTTGGTACCTGTGCTACAGGTTTTCCAGAGAATCCGGCGGGGGATCTGATTGCCTCCTTCACACCGATTCAAAATCAATGCCAATATTTCTGGGAAGCGTTTCCGGCACGGGATGGCCGCACAACCTATCTGTTTACCTATCTGGATGCGGAACCCGATCGGATTTCCCTAGAAACGTTGTTTGATGAATATTTTCGACTTCTCCCCAGTTATCAATCGATCGAATTAGAAGCGTTGCAATTCCAGCGGGCTTTGTTTGGCATGTTTCCCTGCTACCGCAACAGTCCCTTACAGCCGAAATGGGATCGGATTTTAGCGATCGGGGATAGTAGCGGAGCGCAGTCGCCCTTAAGTTTTGGTGGCTTTGGAGCGATGGTGCGGCATTTGGAACGCCTGACCCAAGGCTTGGATGAAGCGTTACAGGCTGATGTACTCGATCGGCGATCGTTAGGACAATTGCAACCCTACCAACCCAATTTACAAGTCACTTGGTTGTTCCAGAAATCGATGAGTGTTGGAGTCAAGCAAACCCTAGAACCCGATCAAATCAATCAATTGCTACGCGATATTTTCCAAGAAATGCAAACGCTGGGAGATCCAGTCCTGAAGCCCTTTTTGCAGGATGTGGTGCAATTCGTACCGCTGTTTAAAACCCTGGCTAAAGCTTCGATCGCCCACCCATTACTCATTGTCAAAATCCTACCTCAAGTGGGCTTGCCTGCATTGTTCGATTGGTTGGGACATTACGGGAATTTAGCGACCTATACGGTTTTGCATTGGTGGAGTCGATCGTTTATAAATTCTTTACAAACCTGGATTGCCACCCTCCCCCCCGATCGGCAGTATCTCTGGCATTGTCGCTTAGCTGCATGGAAATATGGCTCCGGGGCAGACTATGAAGACCCATGA
- a CDS encoding polysaccharide deacetylase family protein encodes MTVVRSRFLVRWNALLGLSASLLWSSSFSAPLISPAAAQPSRDARSSQSAPTQCATVGIPVSTWVSLAKPLVQDTTAVGASAIALNYLADQLIPNLGAMLNPKPFPEIHERARAARVPVMMYHDILPEKQVSFDVTPAEFEAHLQAIRDKNLTPISLDQLMVHLRTGMPLPPKPILLTFDDGYEGHYTHVYPLLKKYNYPAAFSIYTAKVGKKMGRSSLNWEQLREMAKDPLITIAAHSVSHPPDLTKVSEAQLKTELTESKQVLERELGIPIHYFTYPEGKYNQQVANFVQQAGYSAALTMNDLDERLAGQSESLLAIGRIGQSRIAEMLDQAWGGAPLPKWNVGFDFQSPIQKQEPTIENTGFVFISGGKPMTIHAKTRDQVPAILAGTPAIAGVDGGFFSLEFLDSNKMIGPVYSQTSGEFVPGNDRENLRLNGRPLVLISPEEVRYIPFDAAKHNSLAGIQAEMPKVTDAFVAAAWLVRDGQAQPEAAFGNLFDFNAERHRAFWGINQSGQPMIGVSKDPIGSVNLGQKLLKAGYRDAVMLDSGASTSLAFQGESLVAYTPRPVPHVVGLIPTNGVSNGSGDAIENTVVNSGENSENTFPGNPNTDSATQANLSMQAQTSWVDCLLAKR; translated from the coding sequence ATGACTGTTGTGCGATCGCGATTTCTGGTGCGTTGGAACGCCCTCCTGGGTTTGAGCGCTAGTCTGCTGTGGAGTAGTTCTTTCAGTGCGCCCTTGATCTCTCCGGCAGCCGCCCAACCGAGTCGAGATGCAAGGTCTAGCCAGTCGGCCCCTACCCAATGCGCCACCGTAGGAATTCCAGTGTCCACCTGGGTCAGTTTGGCGAAGCCGTTGGTACAGGATACAACCGCAGTGGGCGCTTCAGCGATCGCGTTGAACTACCTGGCAGATCAGTTAATCCCCAACCTAGGGGCAATGCTCAATCCCAAACCGTTTCCCGAAATCCATGAGCGGGCTAGGGCAGCACGGGTTCCGGTGATGATGTACCACGACATTCTGCCGGAGAAGCAAGTCAGTTTTGATGTCACTCCCGCTGAGTTTGAAGCCCATTTGCAAGCGATTCGGGATAAGAACCTCACGCCCATCAGTCTGGATCAGTTGATGGTGCACCTGCGCACGGGGATGCCACTGCCCCCAAAACCAATTTTGTTGACCTTTGATGATGGCTATGAAGGCCACTATACCCACGTTTACCCGCTGTTGAAAAAGTACAACTATCCCGCTGCCTTCTCGATTTACACGGCCAAGGTGGGCAAGAAGATGGGCCGATCGAGTTTGAATTGGGAGCAACTGCGGGAGATGGCCAAGGATCCGCTGATTACGATCGCGGCTCACAGTGTCAGCCATCCGCCAGATTTGACAAAAGTCTCCGAAGCGCAACTGAAGACAGAACTGACCGAATCAAAGCAGGTATTGGAGCGCGAACTAGGGATTCCGATTCACTACTTTACCTATCCCGAGGGCAAATATAACCAGCAAGTTGCTAATTTTGTGCAGCAGGCGGGCTACAGTGCAGCACTCACCATGAATGACTTGGATGAGCGCTTGGCGGGTCAGTCGGAAAGTTTGTTAGCGATCGGGCGCATTGGACAGTCGCGCATTGCGGAGATGTTGGATCAAGCTTGGGGGGGAGCACCGTTACCCAAGTGGAATGTGGGTTTTGATTTCCAGTCGCCGATCCAGAAGCAGGAACCGACGATCGAGAACACTGGATTTGTCTTCATCTCCGGCGGTAAACCGATGACTATCCATGCCAAGACAAGGGATCAGGTGCCTGCCATCCTAGCGGGAACACCAGCGATCGCAGGGGTGGATGGTGGTTTCTTTTCCTTGGAATTTCTCGATTCCAATAAGATGATTGGCCCGGTCTACAGCCAAACCTCAGGGGAATTTGTGCCGGGGAACGATCGGGAAAACTTGCGCCTCAACGGTCGGCCTTTGGTCCTGATTAGTCCGGAGGAAGTGCGCTATATTCCCTTTGATGCCGCAAAGCATAATTCCCTAGCGGGGATTCAGGCAGAAATGCCTAAGGTGACGGATGCGTTTGTGGCGGCAGCATGGCTTGTACGAGACGGGCAAGCCCAACCGGAGGCCGCCTTTGGGAATTTATTTGATTTCAATGCGGAACGACATCGGGCCTTTTGGGGGATTAATCAATCGGGTCAGCCGATGATTGGGGTTTCCAAGGATCCGATCGGCTCGGTGAATTTGGGACAGAAATTGCTGAAGGCAGGCTATCGTGACGCCGTGATGTTGGATTCTGGGGCAAGCACATCACTGGCATTTCAGGGAGAATCGTTGGTGGCCTATACGCCACGTCCGGTTCCCCATGTGGTGGGTTTAATTCCCACGAACGGGGTTTCCAATGGTTCTGGAGACGCGATCGAAAACACTGTGGTCAATTCTGGAGAGAATTCTGAAAATACATTCCCTGGTAATCCAAATACTGATTCGGCTACGCAGGCCAATCTCTCGATGCAAGCACAAACATCATGGGTAGATTGTCTCTTAGCCAAACGCTAA
- a CDS encoding transglutaminase-like domain-containing protein: MQFSLARQCFIREICQPEAQICLERAALYIAQEEDPTLNVEEYLYTLDRMAEAVQVRLPDTWYPLKVIQTINQYLYDDLGFSGNQSDYYDPRNSYLNQVIDRRLGIPITLSLVYLAIAKRIHFPMVGIGFPGHFLIRPVVGEMDLYVDAFNRGEVLFKDDCAVLLGQAENPNFRVDPNWLTPVSNRQFLARMLVNLKATYINSGNNHKSLAAIDRILLLFPDTPTELRDRGIIYYQMNRWVEARQDLEQYLTVKPTTQDRKLILQLLAKLDRGDRWDYRP; this comes from the coding sequence ATGCAATTCTCGCTTGCTCGGCAGTGTTTTATTCGAGAAATTTGTCAGCCTGAGGCGCAAATTTGCTTGGAACGGGCTGCTCTATACATTGCCCAAGAAGAAGATCCCACCCTGAATGTGGAGGAATATCTCTATACGCTGGATAGGATGGCGGAAGCAGTCCAAGTCCGATTGCCAGATACCTGGTATCCCCTGAAAGTCATTCAAACCATTAATCAGTATCTCTATGATGATTTAGGCTTTTCCGGCAATCAATCGGATTACTACGATCCACGTAATAGTTATCTCAATCAGGTGATCGATCGCCGCTTGGGGATTCCCATTACCCTGTCGTTGGTGTACCTCGCGATCGCGAAACGCATTCACTTTCCGATGGTGGGCATTGGGTTTCCCGGCCATTTTTTGATTCGTCCGGTGGTAGGCGAGATGGATCTCTACGTGGATGCGTTTAACCGAGGCGAAGTCTTGTTTAAAGACGACTGTGCAGTATTGCTAGGGCAAGCAGAGAATCCCAACTTTAGGGTTGACCCTAATTGGTTAACCCCAGTGAGCAATCGGCAATTTCTAGCGCGGATGCTAGTGAACCTCAAAGCCACTTACATCAATTCTGGAAATAACCACAAGTCCTTAGCTGCGATCGATCGCATTCTGTTGCTGTTCCCAGATACGCCAACGGAATTGCGCGATCGGGGCATTATTTACTATCAAATGAATCGCTGGGTAGAGGCCCGCCAAGATCTGGAACAGTATCTCACGGTCAAGCCCACAACCCAGGATCGAAAATTAATCTTGCAACTGTTAGCCAAGCTCGATCGGGGCGATCGCTGGGATTATCGCCCCTAG
- a CDS encoding TM0106 family RecB-like putative nuclease: protein MLITAELLLNYQRCSRRAFLDTHGDPLQRDSMNDYVVKLMQDSAAHHREILETLDYVRPVYPSHNWTIAAAKTLELMQQGADFIYQGVLLTEVEGTTLMSNPDLLVRQAGTSDLGDWLYAPVEIKLSKRSKTEYQIVAAYHVKVLAAVQGTWPEESYLFLREKGQYSIDLWEMIPRMEEVLTSCIASLQAEASPEVFISRNRCSLCHWYSHCYETAKETEHLSLLPGVTQSRYRELQALNLTSLESLAKTPPKALETLPGFGLEMAKKITQQAQATLQNQALPTTDYPPVHQRPRFINEFLPTSSIELYFDIESEPSLDFIYLHGVLVVDRQKQTQQFHAFLADHPDHEMRVWQELLDLVWAYPDAPIFHFCPYEVQTVNKLAKLYDTPQHLIQPMLPRFIDLHEVVTRVATLPVESYALKNIARWIGFEWRDSSANGAQSIYWYAQWLQTGDRSFLDSILVYNEDDCRATHLIKEWLVEFLQSADRHSQQLHGSVA from the coding sequence ATGCTCATAACGGCAGAGCTTTTGTTGAACTATCAACGATGCAGCCGCCGCGCTTTCCTTGATACCCACGGCGACCCGCTTCAGCGTGACTCCATGAACGACTACGTGGTCAAGTTGATGCAGGATAGTGCTGCTCACCACCGCGAAATTCTCGAAACCTTGGACTATGTGCGACCCGTCTACCCCAGCCACAACTGGACGATCGCCGCTGCCAAGACCCTAGAACTGATGCAACAAGGGGCGGACTTTATTTACCAGGGTGTACTGCTGACGGAGGTTGAGGGCACTACCTTAATGAGCAACCCAGACCTGCTCGTGAGGCAGGCGGGAACGTCCGACCTGGGAGATTGGCTGTATGCCCCCGTGGAAATTAAGCTGAGTAAGCGTTCCAAAACGGAATACCAAATCGTGGCGGCTTACCACGTCAAAGTGCTGGCGGCAGTACAGGGCACCTGGCCGGAAGAATCTTATTTGTTCCTGCGGGAAAAAGGACAATACTCGATCGATCTGTGGGAAATGATTCCCCGCATGGAAGAGGTTCTGACTAGTTGTATTGCCAGCCTCCAGGCCGAAGCCAGTCCAGAGGTGTTTATCTCCCGCAATCGCTGTAGTCTCTGCCATTGGTACAGTCATTGCTACGAAACGGCCAAAGAAACGGAGCACCTGTCCCTCTTACCGGGCGTCACCCAGAGCCGCTACCGGGAACTGCAAGCCCTCAACCTGACCTCCCTGGAATCCCTCGCCAAGACGCCTCCCAAGGCCCTCGAAACCTTACCCGGCTTCGGCTTGGAAATGGCGAAGAAAATCACCCAGCAAGCCCAGGCAACCCTCCAAAACCAGGCGCTACCCACCACAGACTATCCCCCCGTGCACCAGCGGCCTCGCTTTATTAACGAATTTCTTCCCACCTCCTCGATCGAACTTTATTTCGACATTGAATCTGAACCGTCCTTAGATTTCATCTACCTGCATGGGGTCTTGGTCGTCGATCGACAGAAACAGACCCAACAGTTCCACGCCTTTCTGGCTGACCATCCAGACCATGAAATGCGGGTGTGGCAAGAACTTCTAGATTTGGTATGGGCGTATCCAGATGCGCCCATTTTTCATTTTTGCCCCTACGAAGTGCAGACGGTCAACAAGTTGGCCAAGCTGTATGACACACCGCAGCACCTGATTCAACCCATGCTGCCTCGGTTTATCGATTTACATGAAGTCGTCACTCGGGTAGCTACCTTGCCCGTAGAAAGCTATGCCCTGAAAAATATTGCCCGCTGGATTGGCTTTGAATGGCGGGATTCCAGCGCCAACGGTGCCCAGTCGATTTACTGGTATGCCCAATGGTTGCAGACGGGCGATCGGTCTTTCCTGGACTCGATTTTGGTCTATAACGAAGATGATTGCCGTGCCACCCATTTGATTAAGGAATGGCTAGTGGAGTTTCTCCAGTCCGCCGATCGGCATTCCCAGCAGCTCCACGGCTCGGTGGCATAG
- a CDS encoding SIMPL domain-containing protein (The SIMPL domain is named for its presence in mouse protein SIMPL (signalling molecule that associates with mouse pelle-like kinase). Bacterial member BP26, from Brucella, was shown to assemble into a channel-like structure, while YggE from E. coli has been associated with resistance to oxidative stress.), protein MACSVAQPAIAAEKLLRTLTVTGRGTERIPTTLTQVRLGVEAQGKTAKEVQAEVARRATAVVELLKARNVEKLETTGINLSPNYDYRDGKQILVGYVASNMVSFRIPTAKAGTIMDDAVKSGASRIDGVSFIATDAAIADAQKVALRKATQDAQTQANAVLSSLNLTSKEIVSIQVNGATPPTPRLYAADNFKLRAEAASTPVMDSEQPVEASVTLEISY, encoded by the coding sequence ATGGCCTGTAGTGTGGCACAACCCGCGATCGCGGCGGAAAAGTTACTGCGGACCTTAACGGTCACCGGTCGCGGGACCGAACGGATTCCCACCACGTTGACCCAAGTGCGTTTAGGCGTGGAAGCCCAAGGCAAAACGGCCAAGGAGGTGCAAGCGGAGGTGGCACGGCGAGCCACAGCGGTGGTGGAACTGTTGAAGGCTCGTAATGTGGAAAAACTGGAAACAACGGGGATCAACCTGAGCCCAAACTATGACTATCGAGATGGCAAACAAATCCTGGTGGGCTATGTTGCCTCGAACATGGTGAGCTTCCGTATTCCCACCGCCAAGGCCGGAACCATTATGGATGATGCGGTCAAATCGGGAGCCAGTCGCATTGACGGTGTGAGTTTTATTGCTACGGATGCCGCGATCGCCGATGCCCAAAAGGTCGCCCTGCGCAAAGCGACCCAGGATGCTCAAACCCAGGCGAATGCGGTCCTCAGCTCCCTGAATCTGACCTCCAAGGAAATTGTCAGTATTCAAGTCAATGGGGCCACTCCGCCGACCCCTCGGCTGTATGCTGCTGATAATTTTAAACTCCGAGCCGAGGCAGCCTCTACCCCAGTGATGGATAGTGAGCAACCCGTAGAAGCGTCCGTCACGCTCGAAATCAGTTACTAG